From the genome of Mustela lutreola isolate mMusLut2 chromosome 16, mMusLut2.pri, whole genome shotgun sequence, one region includes:
- the LOC131817493 gene encoding cytochrome P450 2S1 isoform X3: METPGTWALLLVLLLLVLLTLALPRTRGHLPPGPTPLPLLGNLLQLRPGALYPGLLRLSKKYGPVFTVYLGPWRRVVVLVGHKAVQEALEGQAEAFSGRGMLATLDGTFDGHGVFFSNGERWRQLRRCTMLALRDLGMGKREGEELIQAEAQCLVEAFQGMEGRPFDPSLLLAQATSNIICSLTFGLRFPYEDEDFQALVRAAGGTVLGVSSRWGQTYEMFSRLLKRLPGPHTQLLGHLSVLATFAVQQVQRHKESLDSSAPPCDVVDAFLLKMAKEQHDPSTELTDKNLLMTVIYLLFAGTVTVSTTVRYTLLLLLKYPRVQERVREELIRELGASHAPGLRDQARLPYTDAVLHEAQRLLALVPMGVPRALTRTTCFRGYTLPQGTEVFPLLGSVLHDPEVFEQPEEFNPDRFLDADGRFQKQEAFLPFSLGKRVCLGEGLARAELFLLFTTLLQAFSLDSPCPPGALSLQPAVSGLFNIPPAFQLQVRPH, from the exons CTGCAGCTCCGGCCCGGGGCGCTGTACCCGGGGCTCTTGCGG ctgaGTAAGAAGTATGGACCCGTGTTCACCGTGTACCTGGGACCCTGGCGGCGTGTGGTGGTCCTGGTGGGGCACAAGGCCGTGCAGGAAGCCCTGGAAGGTCAGGCTGAGGCGTTCAGTGGGCGGGGCATGTTGGCGACCCTGGACGGGACCTTTGACGGCCACG GGGTGTTCTTTTCTAATGGGGAGCGGTGGCGGCAGCTGCGGAGATGTACCATGCTGGCCCTGCGGGACCTGGGCATGGGGAAGAGAGAAGGCGAGGAGCTGATTCAGGCGGAGGCCCAGTGTCTGGTGGAGGCATTCCAGGGCATGGAAG GACGGCCATTTGACCCCTCCCTACTGCTGGCTCAGGCCACTTCCAACATCATCTGCTCCCTCACCTTCGGCCTCCGCTTCCCCTACGAGGACGAGGACTTCCAGGCCCTGGTCCGGGCAGCTGGTGGCACCGTGCTGGGGGTCAGCTCCCGGTGGGGCCAG aCCTATGAGATGTTCTCCCGGCTCCTGAAGCGCCTGCCGGGCCCCCACACacagctcctgggccacctgaGCGTCCTGGCCACCTTCGCCGTCCAGCAGGTGCAGCGACACAAGGAGAGCCTGGACAGCTCAGCCCCACCATGCGATGTGGTGGATGCATTCTTGCTAAAGATGGCAAAG GAGCAGCATGACCCAAGCACAGAACTGACTGACAAGAACTTGCTGATGACAGTCATTTATCTGCTGTTCGCTGGGACGGTCACGGTCAGCACCACGGTCCGCTATACCCTCTTGCTTCTACTGAAGTACCCTCGGGTCCAAG AGCGTGTGCGGGAGGAGCTGATCCGGGAGCTGGGGGCCAGCCACGCACCAGGCCTCCGGGACCAAGCCCGCCTCCCCTATACCGATGCCGTTTTGCACGAGGCGCAGCGGCTGCTGGCTCTGGTGCCCATGGGAGTGCCCCGCGCCCTCACAAGGACAACCTGCTTCCGAGGGTACACCCTGCCCCAG GGCACTGAGGTCTTCCCCCTTCTTGGCTCTGTCCTGCATGATCCTGAAGTCTTTGAACAGCCAGAGGAATTCAACCCAGACCGATTCCTCGATGCAGATGGACGGTTCCAGAAGCAGGAGGCATTCTTGCCCTTCTCCTTGG GTAAGCGTGTCTGCCTTGGGGAGGGCCTGGCGCGGGCGGAGCTCTTCCTCCTTTTCACCACCCTCCTGCAGGCCTTCTCCCTGGACAGCCCATGCCCACCGGGGGCCCTGAGCCTCCAGCCAGCTGTCAGCGGCCTTTTCAACATCCCCCCAGCCTTCCAGCTGCAAGTCCGGCCCCACTAA
- the LOC131817493 gene encoding cytochrome P450 2S1 isoform X2, translating into METPGTWALLLVLLLLVLLTLALPRTRGHLPPGPTPLPLLGNLLQLRPGALYPGLLRLSKKYGPVFTVYLGPWRRVVVLVGHKAVQEALEGQAEAFSGRGMLATLDGTFDGHGRPFDPSLLLAQATSNIICSLTFGLRFPYEDEDFQALVRAAGGTVLGVSSRWGQTYEMFSRLLKRLPGPHTQLLGHLSVLATFAVQQVQRHKESLDSSAPPCDVVDAFLLKMAKEQHDPSTELTDKNLLMTVIYLLFAGTVTVSTTVRYTLLLLLKYPRVQERVREELIRELGASHAPGLRDQARLPYTDAVLHEAQRLLALVPMGVPRALTRTTCFRGYTLPQGTEVFPLLGSVLHDPEVFEQPEEFNPDRFLDADGRFQKQEAFLPFSLGLLPGQPMPTGGPEPPASCQRPFQHPPSLPAASPAPLTSQHCMDQMRRERAVGSGGLLMLVGVNMVVSPEPQVYTPGRHTHTPIGVLESATWVLSLQILRTPLARSAQVATETRSHKGHEGHRATLPHRLSIDIDLVRLES; encoded by the exons CTGCAGCTCCGGCCCGGGGCGCTGTACCCGGGGCTCTTGCGG ctgaGTAAGAAGTATGGACCCGTGTTCACCGTGTACCTGGGACCCTGGCGGCGTGTGGTGGTCCTGGTGGGGCACAAGGCCGTGCAGGAAGCCCTGGAAGGTCAGGCTGAGGCGTTCAGTGGGCGGGGCATGTTGGCGACCCTGGACGGGACCTTTGACGGCCACG GACGGCCATTTGACCCCTCCCTACTGCTGGCTCAGGCCACTTCCAACATCATCTGCTCCCTCACCTTCGGCCTCCGCTTCCCCTACGAGGACGAGGACTTCCAGGCCCTGGTCCGGGCAGCTGGTGGCACCGTGCTGGGGGTCAGCTCCCGGTGGGGCCAG aCCTATGAGATGTTCTCCCGGCTCCTGAAGCGCCTGCCGGGCCCCCACACacagctcctgggccacctgaGCGTCCTGGCCACCTTCGCCGTCCAGCAGGTGCAGCGACACAAGGAGAGCCTGGACAGCTCAGCCCCACCATGCGATGTGGTGGATGCATTCTTGCTAAAGATGGCAAAG GAGCAGCATGACCCAAGCACAGAACTGACTGACAAGAACTTGCTGATGACAGTCATTTATCTGCTGTTCGCTGGGACGGTCACGGTCAGCACCACGGTCCGCTATACCCTCTTGCTTCTACTGAAGTACCCTCGGGTCCAAG AGCGTGTGCGGGAGGAGCTGATCCGGGAGCTGGGGGCCAGCCACGCACCAGGCCTCCGGGACCAAGCCCGCCTCCCCTATACCGATGCCGTTTTGCACGAGGCGCAGCGGCTGCTGGCTCTGGTGCCCATGGGAGTGCCCCGCGCCCTCACAAGGACAACCTGCTTCCGAGGGTACACCCTGCCCCAG GGCACTGAGGTCTTCCCCCTTCTTGGCTCTGTCCTGCATGATCCTGAAGTCTTTGAACAGCCAGAGGAATTCAACCCAGACCGATTCCTCGATGCAGATGGACGGTTCCAGAAGCAGGAGGCATTCTTGCCCTTCTCCTTGG GCCTTCTCCCTGGACAGCCCATGCCCACCGGGGGCCCTGAGCCTCCAGCCAGCTGTCAGCGGCCTTTTCAACATCCCCCCAGCCTTCCAGCTGCAAGTCCGGCCCCACTAACCTCCCAGCACTGTATGGACCAGATGAGGAGGGAGAGAGCTGTGGGAAGTGGGGGCCTCCTCATGCTGGTGGGCGTGAACATGGTTGTGTCTCCAGAGCCACAAGTCTACACCCcaggcagacacacacatacacctataGGTGTTCTAGAGTCTGCCACGTGGGTACTCAGCCTACAAATACTCAGGACTCCGCTTGCTCGCTCGGCCCAGGTGGCTACTGAGACACGCAGCCACAAGGGCCACGAGGGCCACAGGGCAACTCTGCCACACAGGCTTTCTATAGACATAGATTTAGTTCGTCTGGAATCATGA
- the LOC131817493 gene encoding cytochrome P450 2S1 isoform X1 codes for METPGTWALLLVLLLLVLLTLALPRTRGHLPPGPTPLPLLGNLLQLRPGALYPGLLRLSKKYGPVFTVYLGPWRRVVVLVGHKAVQEALEGQAEAFSGRGMLATLDGTFDGHGVFFSNGERWRQLRRCTMLALRDLGMGKREGEELIQAEAQCLVEAFQGMEGRPFDPSLLLAQATSNIICSLTFGLRFPYEDEDFQALVRAAGGTVLGVSSRWGQTYEMFSRLLKRLPGPHTQLLGHLSVLATFAVQQVQRHKESLDSSAPPCDVVDAFLLKMAKEQHDPSTELTDKNLLMTVIYLLFAGTVTVSTTVRYTLLLLLKYPRVQERVREELIRELGASHAPGLRDQARLPYTDAVLHEAQRLLALVPMGVPRALTRTTCFRGYTLPQGTEVFPLLGSVLHDPEVFEQPEEFNPDRFLDADGRFQKQEAFLPFSLGLLPGQPMPTGGPEPPASCQRPFQHPPSLPAASPAPLTSQHCMDQMRRERAVGSGGLLMLVGVNMVVSPEPQVYTPGRHTHTPIGVLESATWVLSLQILRTPLARSAQVATETRSHKGHEGHRATLPHRLSIDIDLVRLES; via the exons CTGCAGCTCCGGCCCGGGGCGCTGTACCCGGGGCTCTTGCGG ctgaGTAAGAAGTATGGACCCGTGTTCACCGTGTACCTGGGACCCTGGCGGCGTGTGGTGGTCCTGGTGGGGCACAAGGCCGTGCAGGAAGCCCTGGAAGGTCAGGCTGAGGCGTTCAGTGGGCGGGGCATGTTGGCGACCCTGGACGGGACCTTTGACGGCCACG GGGTGTTCTTTTCTAATGGGGAGCGGTGGCGGCAGCTGCGGAGATGTACCATGCTGGCCCTGCGGGACCTGGGCATGGGGAAGAGAGAAGGCGAGGAGCTGATTCAGGCGGAGGCCCAGTGTCTGGTGGAGGCATTCCAGGGCATGGAAG GACGGCCATTTGACCCCTCCCTACTGCTGGCTCAGGCCACTTCCAACATCATCTGCTCCCTCACCTTCGGCCTCCGCTTCCCCTACGAGGACGAGGACTTCCAGGCCCTGGTCCGGGCAGCTGGTGGCACCGTGCTGGGGGTCAGCTCCCGGTGGGGCCAG aCCTATGAGATGTTCTCCCGGCTCCTGAAGCGCCTGCCGGGCCCCCACACacagctcctgggccacctgaGCGTCCTGGCCACCTTCGCCGTCCAGCAGGTGCAGCGACACAAGGAGAGCCTGGACAGCTCAGCCCCACCATGCGATGTGGTGGATGCATTCTTGCTAAAGATGGCAAAG GAGCAGCATGACCCAAGCACAGAACTGACTGACAAGAACTTGCTGATGACAGTCATTTATCTGCTGTTCGCTGGGACGGTCACGGTCAGCACCACGGTCCGCTATACCCTCTTGCTTCTACTGAAGTACCCTCGGGTCCAAG AGCGTGTGCGGGAGGAGCTGATCCGGGAGCTGGGGGCCAGCCACGCACCAGGCCTCCGGGACCAAGCCCGCCTCCCCTATACCGATGCCGTTTTGCACGAGGCGCAGCGGCTGCTGGCTCTGGTGCCCATGGGAGTGCCCCGCGCCCTCACAAGGACAACCTGCTTCCGAGGGTACACCCTGCCCCAG GGCACTGAGGTCTTCCCCCTTCTTGGCTCTGTCCTGCATGATCCTGAAGTCTTTGAACAGCCAGAGGAATTCAACCCAGACCGATTCCTCGATGCAGATGGACGGTTCCAGAAGCAGGAGGCATTCTTGCCCTTCTCCTTGG GCCTTCTCCCTGGACAGCCCATGCCCACCGGGGGCCCTGAGCCTCCAGCCAGCTGTCAGCGGCCTTTTCAACATCCCCCCAGCCTTCCAGCTGCAAGTCCGGCCCCACTAACCTCCCAGCACTGTATGGACCAGATGAGGAGGGAGAGAGCTGTGGGAAGTGGGGGCCTCCTCATGCTGGTGGGCGTGAACATGGTTGTGTCTCCAGAGCCACAAGTCTACACCCcaggcagacacacacatacacctataGGTGTTCTAGAGTCTGCCACGTGGGTACTCAGCCTACAAATACTCAGGACTCCGCTTGCTCGCTCGGCCCAGGTGGCTACTGAGACACGCAGCCACAAGGGCCACGAGGGCCACAGGGCAACTCTGCCACACAGGCTTTCTATAGACATAGATTTAGTTCGTCTGGAATCATGA